Proteins encoded in a region of the Diadema setosum chromosome 7, eeDiaSeto1, whole genome shotgun sequence genome:
- the LOC140230926 gene encoding FERM domain-containing protein 5-like, whose product MEHRYHCIIKLLDEQVESINVEFQKDSKGQYLLDQACDALRLAEREYFGLRFVDHRKQRHWLDCKKNALKQMKGMGPPYKVVFRFKFYPGDPYTLKEEITRYQLFQQLKRDLLHGRLVCSFQEEAMLGACIVQSNLEDYNPEEHLPGYVSYYAMFPKQTQKLQIRVEELHQTALRGLEPAQAEFKFIETSHKLDTYGVDPHLVRDMYGTQLYIGLTFRGVLLFRGSMLLQTFKWDTVRKFSQEGRAVIVHAVSHEKKVNHRYWLASETAAEHLWKCAIENQGFYQNKVTKGLKRSNSFLRRNRYSFSGSTQMEALENSTHLERKEPKVARSPPLIRPRRSLHIDHPRPMSDASTFEGFSAHMASQNHSTPVRELDILPPMFSLASVDTEDDTSSTDTQPQQQTTVGSAGTVVTDGQNPTWDPLPNLVEEEEVTETKGHTEASESDAQAKLSQMTCEESNKQLDGSLAKISQKPFDRKEGEIPSSSAYSMILLFLLVTLTTLLVIFLLFETDLPLVQPVQDLQQVSDLRHVYYEPAKSWIVDRWQVIHNDFIAPARRYLMGQVETLMRHFSN is encoded by the exons AAAGACAGTAAAGGACAGTATCTACTTGACCAAGCATGTGATGCCCTTCGATTGGCTGAGAGAGAGTATTTTGGTCTCCGCTTTGTGGACCATCGCAAACAAAGG CATTGGCTCGACTGCAAGAAAAATGCCTTGAAGCAGATGAAGG GAATGGGCCCTCCCTACAAAGTGGTGTTCAGATTTAAGTTCTACCCGGGAGACCCGTATACCTTGAAGGAGGAAATCACACGCTACCAACTTTTTCAGCAATTGAAGAGAGATCTGTTGCACGGTCGCCTCGTCTGTTCTTTTCAAGAAGAGGCCATGCTTGGAGCTTGCATTGTACAAT CAAACTTGGAGGACTACAACCCTGAGGAGCACCTGCCAGGTTATGTGTCCTACTACGCTATGTTTCCCAAGCAGACTCAGAAACTACAGATTCGAGTGGAGGAGCTCCACCAAACAGCTTTGAG GGGTCTAGAACCAGCTCAGGCTGAATTCAAGTTCATTGAGACAAGTCACAAGCTGGATACATATGGAGTGGATCCACATCTTGTCCGG GATATGTATGGCACCCAGCTGTACATTGGCCTTACCTTTCGGGGCGTCCTCCTCTTCCGTGGCAGCATGCTGTTGCAGACATTCAAGTGGGACACAGTCAGGAAGTTTTCACAGGAAGGGAGGGCAGTGATAGTACATGCAGTCTCCCATGAG AAAAAAGTAAACCACAGGTACTGGCTTGCCAGTGAAACTGCTGCAGAGCATTTGTGGAAATGTGCAATAGAGAATCAAGGATTTTATCA GAACAAAGTTACCAAAGGACTTAAAAGGAGCAACAGTTTCCTGAGGAGAAACCGCTACAGCTTCAG TGGCAGTACACAGATGGAGGCTCTGGAAAACAGCACACACCTAGAAAGGAAAGAGCCCAAAGTTGCAAG GAGTCCACCGCTGATAAGACCTCGTCGCTCACTTCATATTGACCACCCCAGACCAATGAGTGATGCTAGTACGTTTGAAG GTTTCTCAGCACACATGGCATCACAGAATCACTCCACCCCAGTCCGAGAGCTGGACATTCTTCCTCCAATGTTCTCACTGGCTTCGGTAGACACTGAAGATGACACAAGCAGCACAGACACCCAGCCACAGCAGCAGACCACTGTTGGGTCTGCAGGCACAGTAGTCACTGATGGCCAGAATCCAACATGGGACCCACTCCCTAACCTCGTAGAAGAGGAGGAGGTGACGGAGACCAAAGGCCACACTGAAGCCAGTGAAAGTGATGCTCAAGCCAAGCTCAGCCAGATGACTTGTGAGGAAAGCAATAAGCAGCTGGATGGCAGTCTGGCCAAGATATCACAAAAGCCATTCGACAGAAAGGAAGGGGAAATCCCTTCCTCTAGTGCCTACTCCATGATACTTCTGTTCCTCCTGGTCACTCTCACCACCCTCCTCGTTATCTTTCTTCTCTTTGAGACAGATCTCCCTCTGGTGCAGCCTGTGCAAGACTTGCAGCAAGTGTCTGACCTCAGGCATGTATACTATGAGCCAGCCAAATCGTGGATTGTTGACAGGTGGCAAGTCATCCACAATGACTTCATTGCTCCTGCCAGGCGGTACCTTATGGGCCAAGTTGAGACTCTTATGAGACATTTCAGCAATTGA